In the genome of Corythoichthys intestinalis isolate RoL2023-P3 chromosome 19, ASM3026506v1, whole genome shotgun sequence, one region contains:
- the LOC130907381 gene encoding uncharacterized protein F54H12.2-like: MLPISALTEDGPIEFFVPGDGSKYLDLADTLLQLQLQVTNADGSRLPAAEKVGLINYPLNTIFSQVDVTLADRLISQSSSTHPYRSMIEALLNFSDASLKSQFTAGMFFKDKSGQMDTTDLTGDAVNEGLVNRAQRVAGSRSFYVIGPLHADIFFCERLLLNNVDLRVKLIKANNDFCFISPANSDHKLKILSASLFVKRVAVSPAVSLGHEAALRKENALYPLSRINVKTYSIPQQSRTCQQDNLFLGPMPRYVVVGLVAHTAFTGRRESNPFNFANYNMEYLALTQEGRQIPSKPFQPQFSERNAAREFYNLFTSTGRHLKDLPLCIDHEDFMDGYALYVFNLSANDDTSALSTVSNGSVRLEMRFKAPLPHTVTLIVYACYDSILEIDSKRQVLVDYY, translated from the coding sequence ATGCTCCCGATCTCGGCCCTTACCGAAGACGGCCCCATCGAGTTTTTTGTTCCTGGCGATGGTTCTAAATATCTGGACCTCGCGGACACCCTGCTTCAGCTCCAATTACAGGTGACAAACGCCGATGGATCCCGTTTACCTGCGGCGGAGAAGGTGGGGCTTATCAATTACCCACTTAACACCATATTCTCCCAAGTTGATGTTACTTTGGCAGACAGATTGATATCTCAGTCCAGTTCGACACACCCTTATCGATCCATGATAGAAGCTTTATTAAACTTTTCGGACGCTTCTTTGAAGAGCCAGTTCACAGCCGGTATGTTTTTCAAAGATAAAAGTGGACAAATGGACACCACTGACCTTACTGGCGACGCTGTGAATGAGGGTTTGGTGAACCGAGCGCAGAGGGTTGCTGGCTCCAGATCATTTTATGTCATAGGCCCTCTACATGCCgacatatttttttgtgaacgACTCCTGTTAAACAATGTGGACTTACGCGTCAAACTCATCAAGGCCAACAATGATTTCTGCTTCATTTCACCGGCTAACAGCGatcataagttaaaaatattgaGCGCTTCTTTATTTGTCAAAAGGGTCGCTGTGTCTCCAGCTGTTTCTCTGGGACACGAGGCTGCACTCCGCAAAGAGAACGCTTTGTACCCCCTGTCACGTATTAACGTAAAAACGTACTCTATCCCTCAACAATCTCGAACGTGTCAGCAAGATAACCTTTTCCTCGGACCAATGCCTCGTTATGTCGTAGTTGGCCTAGTTGCACACACGGCGTTCACGGGTCGTCGAGAAAGTAACCCTTTCAACTTTGCTAATTATAACATGGAGTATTTAGCTCTGACGCAGGAAGGAAGACAAATCCCCTCGAAACCTTTTCAACCACAATTTTCCGAAAGGAATGCCGCTCGCGAGTTTTATAATTTGTTTACGTCTACAGGCAGACATTTGAAGGATCTGCCTCTCTGTATTGATCACGAGGATTTCATGGACGGCTATGCTCTATATGTGTTCAATTTGAGCGCTAACGACGACACATCTGCATTATCGACTGTGTCTAACGGTAGTGTCAGATTGGAGATGAGATTCAAAGCTCCACTGCCTCACACAGTCACACTTATTGTCTACGCATGCTATGACTCTATTCTGGAAATAGACTCAAAACGGCAAGTACTGGTGGACTATTACTGA